Part of the Gloeocapsa sp. PCC 73106 genome, TTTAATCTATCCCTATTAACAACGAATGAATAATATGAATGATCCTCTTCCTTCTCGTCAACCCCCAAATATCCAAGCAGAATTAGCTAAAGAACGTAACCGAGCTGCGGCTGAACGGACTTTAATGGCTTGGATTCGCACTTGTTTGTCCTTAATCGGTTTTGGGTTTGGGATTGATAGTTTTGTCAGTGCTATCCGAAGTTTAAATGTAAGCCAAAATATTAATCCTGTTCGCTTTTCTCGGATTTTAGGTCTTGCTTTTATTTCTTTAGGAATTTATGCGATGATTAATGCGGCTAGAGAACATCACAAGGAATTAAAACACATTCAACAGGATGAGCATTATTTATATATTCCTCGTCGTTCTTTGGGTTTAACTGTTGCCATCGCTTTAATTGCTATTGGTATTTTTGCTTTTGTCGGAATTCTGGTCAAAGCTTACTTTTTTATTTAATGAAATTGTTTATGTCTTCTTCTAACAAGCCTACTGGGGATACTAATGAATTAGCCAAAGAACGCAATCGGGTTGCGGCTGAACGCACTCTGACAAGCTGGATTCAAAATTGTTTAGTTTTAATTACTTTTGGAATTGGTTTTGAGCAGATTTTTTATGCTTTTAGTCAATCTTCTCTCAACAAATATTTATTAATTAATCTACAATTATCTCGTCTAATCGGCTTAGGTACAATTGGACTAGGTATTTTTTTACTAGGGTTAGCAGTTATTCAGTTTTTGATGCAGGTTAACTCTCTCGAGCAGACGG contains:
- a CDS encoding YidH family protein, with the translated sequence MNDPLPSRQPPNIQAELAKERNRAAAERTLMAWIRTCLSLIGFGFGIDSFVSAIRSLNVSQNINPVRFSRILGLAFISLGIYAMINAAREHHKELKHIQQDEHYLYIPRRSLGLTVAIALIAIGIFAFVGILVKAYFFI
- a CDS encoding YidH family protein produces the protein MSSSNKPTGDTNELAKERNRVAAERTLTSWIQNCLVLITFGIGFEQIFYAFSQSSLNKYLLINLQLSRLIGLGTIGLGIFLLGLAVIQFLMQVNSLEQTDYLYKPLRFIDHTIIVGSVILFGIVAFFAVFVISTQSK